One genomic window of Hydra vulgaris chromosome 03, alternate assembly HydraT2T_AEP includes the following:
- the LOC136078039 gene encoding uncharacterized protein LOC136078039: MSNTSDNSVIYYENWLMRKEAINTWVEYWVVVRKRWLQFFIKKENDRAELAKTLELTKFVQCSLIERNKRRFHFSIDNGHGKYYVKCNTELERYHWIFSILSSAKEQPKKPLPEHIPTSMTDKDAFKKPVKTFQKHPPFANPMENKTKSKEPSKRRQKYAKRAEDIAKKKREKKLAGTTQKLRPSSAMEIKHTEISDKINLRASSAMEVYNKHGDELHRTRRITSNDDDKNNVSIDKLSLNEDFTNIKISRSFTSIEMPQKSVNESLQTLVNERQQTSVNKSRQPPANENLQTSVNESRQIFASELQKKLNLLSEGKQPEEDLKVSSLFGVTPLKTQNKKVPPNNVMDNYAFQHEDYVSYSNTQGFINDDFSVLPNVLIDSCNEIDSACETFNDSQNSLISFCDLSSTKNSMLSPRNIGNFKASLENITSKTVLVDDIHFEQRGADGRVRSRSASICSNKSLLDLGESIT, encoded by the coding sequence ATGAGCAATACAAGTGATAATTCCGTAATATACTACGAAAACTGGTTAATGAGAAAAGAAGCCATTAATACTTGGGTGGAGTATTGGGTTGTTGTAAGAAAACGATGGTtgcagttttttataaaaaaagaaaatgatcgAGCTGAACTTGCAAAAACACTCGAGTTAACAAAGTTTGTTCAGTGTTCTCTTATTGAGCGTAACAAACGCCGATTTCATTTTTCTATAGATAACGGGCATGGAAAATATTATGTGAAATGCAATACGGAGTTGGAGCGTTATCATTGGATTTTTTCTATCTTATCATCAGCTAAAGAGCAGCCGAAAAAACCTCTCCCTGAACATATTCCAACCAGTATGACAGATAAAGACGCCTTTAAAAAGCCTGTTAAAACCTTTCAAAAACATCCTCCGTTTGCTAATCCAAtggaaaataaaactaaaagcaAAGAGCCAAGCAAACGCAGACAAAAATACGCAAAGCGAGCAGAGGATATAgctaaaaaaaagagagagaaaaaacttGCAGGAACTACCCAAAAACTAAGACCTTCGTCAGCAATGGAGATCAAACATACAGAGATTAgcgataaaattaatttaagagcGTCATCAGCAATGGAGGTTTATAATAAACATGGTGATGAACTCCACCGAACAAGACGCATCACGAGCAACGACGATGATAAAAATAACGTAAGTATTGATAAGCTAAGTTTGAATGAGGATTTTACGAACATTAAAATATCTAGATCATTTACCTCAATTGAAATGCCGCAGAAATCGGTAAATGAAAGTCTGCAAACATTGGTAAATGAAAGACAACAAACATCTGTAAATAAAAGCCGACAACCACCGGCAAATGAAAACCTACAAACATCGGTAAATGAATCTCGGCAAATTTTTGCCTCTgaacttcaaaaaaagttaaatttactttCTGAAGGCAAACAGCCTGAGGAAGACTTGAAAGTTTCATCTTTGTTTGGAGTTACCccattaaaaactcaaaataaaaaagttcccCCTAATAATGTAATGGATAACTATGCGTTTCAACATGAAGACTATGTTTCTTACTCAAATACCCAGGGTTTTATAAATGACGATTTTAGTGTATTACCTAATGTTTTGATTGATTCTTGCAACGAAATAGACTCAGCTTGTGAAACATTTAATGACAGCCAAAATAGCTTGATTAGCTTCTGCGATTTAAGCAGCACTAAAAATTCAATGCTTTCTCCAAGAAACATTGGTAATTTTAAAGCATCTCTTGAAAATATTACTTCAAAAACAGTACTTGTTGATGACATCCATTTTGAACAAAGAGGTGCCGACGGACGTGTTCGATCACGAAGCGCCTCAATTTGCTCAAATAAAAGTTTGCTAGATCTCGGTGAATCcattacttaa
- the LOC136078574 gene encoding uncharacterized protein LOC136078574 has product MIKQKKQQGNYLSATNWQSATLIREYRKLRSQVQKACKRRVRVFEAQLASDKSNPKRVYAYAKAQQNVNVSISAISDAKGETLTEGIHIANRLNEHFKSVFVDDSKSSQLPTFERRHYQEDLGSTPTAWKQSHVTPLFKEGSRLDAANYRPVSITSAPCKVMEKIIREQITKYLEKTTSISHNQHGFMSKKGCTSNLLESVDYITKALSKRNFVDIAFLDFAKAFDKVSHRRLLHKLKAYGINGNVLKWIESFLISRKQRTVLVHKIYADDTKLLQEIRPEFHDADRLILQNDLNIVTEWSKEWLMELNVPKCKVMHLGYGNSNHEYVMNDGNTSLTLEATDIERDLGIFISNDLK; this is encoded by the exons atgataaagcaaaaaaaacaacagggCAATTACTTATCTGCGACTAACTGGCAATCAGCGACACTGATTCGTGAATATAGGAAACTAAGAAGCCAAGTGCAGAAAGCATGTAAACGTCGTGTTCGAGTGTTTGAAGCACAACTAGCATCAGATAAAAGTAATCCTAAAAGAGTGTACGCTTATGCTAAGGCGCAACAGAATGTTAATGTATCTATTAGTGCTATATCTGATGCAAAAGGTGAAACGTTAACAGAGGGAATACATATCGCAAACAGACTTAATGAGCACTTCAAATCAGTTTTTGTTGATGATAGTAAAAGTAGTCAGTTACCTACTTTTGAGAGAAGGCATTATCAAGAAGACTTAGGCTCAACACCTACAGCTTGGAAACAGTCACACGTCACACCGTTGTTTAAAGAAGGAAGTCGTCTTGATGCCGCTAATTACAGACCAGTGTCTATCACATCAGCTCCATGTAAAGTAATGGAAAAGATTATCAGGGAACAGATAactaaatatcttgaaaaaacgACCAGCATCTCACATAATCAACATGGATTTATGTCCAAAAAAGGATGCACATCTAACTTATTGGAGAGTGTCGACTACATCACGAAAGCGttaagtaaaagaaattttgtcGATATTGCATTTTTGGACTTCgcgaaagcgtttgataaagtttctcACCGTAGACTACTTCATAAATTGAAAGCATATGGGATTAATGGCAATGTTCTAAAATGGATTGAGTCATTTTTGATTAGTAGAAAACAGCGAACTGTTTTAG ttcATAAAATCTATGCTGACGATACTAAACTGTTACAAGAAATAAGACCTGAGTTTCACGATGCTGATCGCCTGATCctacaaaatgatttaaacattgTCACAGAATGGTCAAAGGAATGGCTGATGGAGTTAAATGTTccaaaatgtaaagttatgcacCTTGGTTATGGAAATAGTAATCATGAATATGTAATGAATGATGGAAATACATCACTTACTCTTGAGGCAACGGATATTGAGAGGGATCTGGGAATCTTCATATCTAATGATCTAAAATAG